One Hippocampus zosterae strain Florida chromosome 4, ASM2543408v3, whole genome shotgun sequence genomic window carries:
- the LOC127599704 gene encoding EMILIN-1-like — MALLLLLLALLTCADAKSAFPLRSSYNLYTGGNAHAQGARVASRHRNWCAYVATKTVSCVVEDGVETYVKPDYHPCAWGSGQCSRVVFYRTYMRPRYKIAYKMVTQMEWKCCQGYSGDNCSNGPVGGTGSTNRPQLQPGHGGSGMSTGQGGSNTGVGQNGGHSGRVDNEKMRQLEEKIHTLTKTIEDLQYTITDKSGINAGISSGARNPADAAQPEIKETIHSIQTKLDQLDNRTQAHDKTLVSINNHLVNGKGNDLEGGLPGGTTNGKSLNSLKEEILEELERRVSLSCSSCQAGVKDLHRQQQEDQERIRALEKQLNVMDVRYRQEIDGLRRELASSKRCCDNINDLRNRVTDAERKISSAAESFDVLHNRLNKELQGGSDNRNKDAGFRGGEIGAEGGRRGGSGDGVVTEDKLNNRLKDLERRVNGTMEQTEQSCAYLENDLKDYFHGELGDLRTVFLDRFDDQAFRITDVELDVGLVKQRVNEHDKTLSKLENRTSLMNMKLEECGCRGMIAGGEVGKGGGTTINGGGRGDTAGGGRETGGTRGGTSGGRGGTGGSQGSIGGSSSGTGVDEGISGTVEGGRLPGIGGEKDNSTRKSLEWRVIANEVQIRHFNTKLKDLSVSGDSLNDKVVDLSHDIRKIKALTGDHGEHFNRIVTEVELLGQDCVICGTVEDELRKLRNHSRDALGRLQNHINRLQLSVDSGGACNQMCSHLQDEVRLLREDVTRCTNKCDGSGSTGSTGTNGGTRGDGPSLDAERPLDGHSVIGGALNNNQMKTLQGELSEVILTFSSINDTLKGLEHTVQKHGSVITDLGNTKDKIISELDKIQQEVTEHIEESRDRLDGMDRDFRRYESTMLVEIGDCKRSGDGLEKRLSKLEGVCGRLDGVYDSIHKIKEGLNQHVSSLWTCFSGLNKTVIDHEGILDFVQKNQDEFQGRIKNLNSSLNHVLKEMHSFSELTLTGPAGPPGERGFNGLPGPQGPPGPPGRPGEIGTHGLPGPRGETGLPGIHAHLPKLSFSAALTVPMEIPGTIIFDKIFVNEGDFYDPRTGIFTAPVDGHYFFSAILTGHKNEKIEAVLSKSNYGMARVDSGGYQPEGLENNPVAEVKTSPGSLAVFNIILPLQAQDTVCIDLVMGKLAHSVEPLTIFNGMLLYEDM; from the exons GAATTGGTGCGCGTATGTGGCAACAAAGACAGTAAGTTGTGTCGTTGAAGATGGAGTGGAGACATATGTGAAACCAGACTACCATCCTTGTGCTTGGGGCAGCGGTCAGTGCAGCCGCGTGGTTTT CTATCGAACCTACATGAGGCCCAGGTACAAAATAGCTTATAAAATGGTGACGCAGATGGAGTGGAAGTGTTGCCAGGGTTACAGTGGTGACAACTGTAGCAACGGTCCAGTTGGTGGGACAGGAAGCACCAACAGGCCTCAGCTCCAGCCAGGACATGGAGGAAGTGGGATGAGCACCGGACAAGGAGGCAGCAACACTGGTGTTGGACAGAATGGAGGACACAGTG GAAGGGTCGATAATGAAAAGATGAGACAGCTGGAGGAAAAGATCCACACCCTGACTAAGACTATTGAGGACTTGCAGTATACCATCACTGACAAATCTGGTATCAATGCTGGTATATCCTCCGGAGCACGAAACCCTGCTGATGCAGCTCAACCTGAGATTAAAGAAACAATCCACAGCATTCAGACCAAACTGGATCAACTTGACAATCGCACGCAG gCTCATGATAAAACCCTTGTAAGTATCAACAATCATCTGGTAAATGGAAAAGGAAACGATCTAGAAGGAGGTCTTCCAGGAGGAACTACGAATGGAAAAAGTCTGAACTCACTGAAGGAGGAGATCCTTGAAGAGCTTGAGAGAAGGGTTTCACTATCATGTTCCTCCTGTCAG GCTGGTGTGAAGGACCTACACAGGCAACAGCAGGAAGACCAGGAAAGAATTCGGGCCCTGGAGAAGCAGCTTAATGTAATGGATGTTCGTTATCGACAGGAAATTGATGGATTGCGGAGGGAACTAGCAAGCTCAAAGAGATGCTGCGACAACATCAATGACCTCCGAAACCGCGTCACAGATGCTGAGCGCAAGATTAGCTCAGCGGCCGAAAGCTTTGATGTCCTGCACAACCGCCTGAACAAAGAGCTTCAGGGAGGAAGTGACAACCGTAATAAGGATGCTGGCTTCAGAGGAGGGGAGATTGGTGCTGAAGGTGGAAGAAGGGGCGGTAGTGGGGATGGAGTGGTGACTGAGGATAAACTAAATAATAGACTGAAGGATTTGGAACGACGGGTCAATGGGACTATGGAGCAAACTGAACAAAGCTGTGCATATTTGGAAAATGATTTAAAGGACTACTTCCACGGAGAACTTGGTGACCTTCGGACTGTGTTCCTGGACCGCTTTGATGATCAAGCCTTCAGGATTACAGATGTGGAGCTGGATGTAGGGCTTGTGAAGCAAAGGGTGAATGAACATGACAAGACACTATCAAAGCTAGAAAACAGAACCTCCCTCATGAACATGAAACTGGAGGAGTGTGGCTGTAGAGGCATGATAGCAGGAGGGGAAGTCGGAAAAGGAGGGGGGACTACTATCAATGGTGGAGGCCGCGGTGACACTGCTGGTGGTGGCAGGGAAACTGGTGGGACCAGAGGTGGCACAAGTGGTGGCAGAGGTGGAACTGGTGGAAGTCAAGGTAGTATTGGTGGAAGCAGTAGTGGCACTGGTGTCGATGAAGGAATAAGTGGGACTGTGGAAGGAGGAAGATTACCGGGAATAGGAGGAGAAAAAGATAATTCCACAAGGAAATCACTGGAATGGAGAGTGATTGCCAATGAGGTTCAAATAAGACATTTTAACACAAAACTCAAAGACCTGTCCGTGTCTGGAGACTCTCTTAATGATAAG GTCGTGGACCTGAGTCATGACATTCGCAAGATCAAGGCTTTGACTGGGGACCACGGTGAACACTTTAACCGCATTGTGACAGAGGTGGAGTTACTTGGGCAGGACTGCGTAATCTGTGGGACAGTCGAGGATGAGTTGCGGAAGCTGCGGAATCATTCCAGGGATGCTTTGGGCCGCCTGCAGAACCACATCAACCGACTTCAGTTGAGTGTGGACTCTGGAGGCGCTTGCAACCAGATGTGCTCTCACCTGCAAGATGAAGTTCGTCTTCTGCGAGAGGATGTCACACGTTGCACCAATAAAT GTGATGGTTCTGGTAGCACTGGTTCAACCGGTACAAATGGAGGTACCAGGGGAGATGGACCAAGTTTGGACGCTGAGCGACCTTTAGATGGTCACAGTGTGATCGGCGGGGCCCTTAACAACAACCAGATGAAGACCTTGCAGGGTGAATTGTCTGAAGTCATCCTGACCTTCAGCTCTATAAACGACACCCTCAAGGGTCTTGAACACACTGTACAGAAACATGGCAGTGTCATCACTGACCTGG GAAACACAAAGGATAAGATTATCTCAGAACTGGATAAAATACAACAGGAGGTGACCGAACACATTGAGGAAAGTCGGGACCGCTTGGATGGGATGGACCGAGATTTCAGACGCTACGAGAGCACGATGCTGGTCGAAATTGGAGACTGTAAGAGATCTGGCGATGGGCTAGAGAAGAGGTTATCCAAACTTGAAGGAGTCTGTGGAAGGTTGGACGGAGTTTATGACTCCATCCATAAGATCAAGGAAG GACTTAACCAACATGTATCTAGCTTATGGACGTGTTTTTCGGGTCTAAACAAAACAGTCATTGATCACGAAGGAATCCTCGACTTTGTTCAGAAGAACCAGGATGAATTTCAGGGCCGGATAAAGAACCTCAACTCCAGCCTGAATCATGTCTTGAAAGAAATGCATAGCTTCTCAGAGCTCACCCTGACTG GCCCAGCTGGACCTCCAGGAGAGAGAGGCTTCAATGGGCTGCCAGGTCCCCAAGGGCCACCTGGACCTCCTGGAAGACCAGGAGAAATTGGAACACATGGCCTCCCAG GTCCCAGAGGAGAAACAG GACTACCCGGTATTCATGCTCATTTACCAAAATTGTCCTTCTCCGCTGCCCTCACGGTTCCCATGGAGATCCCGGGGACCATTATCTTTGACAAGATCTTTGTTAATGAAGGTGACTTCTATGACCCCAGAACAG GTATTTTTACTGCTCCAGTTGATGGACACTACTTTTTCAGCGCCATCCTAACAGGCCACAAGAATGAGAAGATAGAGGCAGTTCTTTCCAAATCCAACTATGGCATGGCCCGCGTGGATTCTGGTGGCTACCAGCCGGAGGGGCTGGAAAACAACCCTGTGGCGGAAGTCAAAACCTCTCCAGGCTCGCTTGCCGTTTTCAATATCATCTTGCCCCTGCAGGCCCAGGACACAGTCTGCATCGACTTGGTGATGGGAAAACTGGCCCACTCTGTGGAACCACTTACCATCTTTAATGGGATGCTCCTCTATGAAGACATGTGA
- the mthfs gene encoding 5,10-methenyltetrahydrofolate synthetase (5-formyltetrahydrofolate cyclo-ligase) produces MAATRAAKQALRKEIKRRLALLSQQEKQRQSLIVCQKLIRHPKYVACKRIAVFLSMDDEVHTEEIIKDVFKVGKSCFIPRYDHSSNHMDMLKLNSMQDMASLPKTSWNILQPAEDDKSREDAFCGGGLDLILMPGLGFDLSGKRLGRGKGFYDTYLERCLRHPRGKPYTIALAYKEQLCQDIPVDGNDVLIDEVLYEDKN; encoded by the exons ATGGCCGCTACACGAGCAGCTAAACAAGCGCTTAGGAAAGAAATAAAGCGTCGGCTCGCACTCCTAAGTCAACAGGAGAAACAGCGACAGTCTCTAATTGTTTGCCAAAAG CTCATCAGACACCCAAAATATGTGGCTTGTAAACGTATTGCAGTATTTCTCAGCATGGATGATGAAGTACACACCGAGGAAATCATCAAAGATGTGTTTAAAGTGGGTAAAAGCTGCTTCATCCCCAGATATGACCATAGCAGCAACCACATGGACATGCTGAAGCTCAACAGTATGCAGGACATGGCCTCATTGCCCAAGACGTCTTGGAATATCCTACAGCCCGCCGAGGATGACAAAAGCAGAGAAGATGCATTTTGTGGAG GGGGTCTGGATCTCATTTTGATGCCAGGTCTCGGGTTTGACCTGTCTGGAAAGCGTCTGGGCAGGGGCAAGGGTTTCTATGACACTTATCTGGAGCGCTGCCTCCGGCACCCCAGAGGGAAGCCCTACACCATCGCCTTGGCCTATAAAGAGCAACTGTGTCAGGATATCCCTGTTGACGGCAATGATGTGCTCATTGATGAAGTCCTTTATGAAGATAAAAATTGA